A window from Corynebacterium urogenitale encodes these proteins:
- a CDS encoding sulfate adenylyltransferase subunit 1: protein MTTAAPTLPTLRLCTAGSVDDGKSTFVGRLLYDTKSILADQYESVERVSNSKGLENPDLSLLVDGLRAEREQGITIDVAYRYFATDKRSFILADTPGHVQYTRNTVTGLSTSELVIVLVDARNGVIEQTRRHLTVAAMMKISHVIVAVNKIDAVDFSEEVFNEVASDITALTSELGLHRVDIVPTSALLGDNVVERSANTPWYSGPSVLEILETATPGAENDGVVRGFRFPIQIVIREHATDYRGYAGRIAAGSIKVGDTVKAAGREAVIEGIDSPDGDLQEARRGQSVVLRLDRDIDLSRGDIIAADDVPEPSNQLTATVFHLAETPVKLRSNVLLRYGSSLVRARVDEIVRRVDISGKNRAQEEIAHGGADELALNDIAEVRVTVAEALSFEPYRRGGKVGSFLLVHPGSGDTLTAGLISEG, encoded by the coding sequence ATGACTACCGCAGCCCCAACCCTGCCAACGCTGCGCCTGTGCACCGCGGGCTCCGTGGATGACGGCAAGTCCACCTTCGTTGGTCGCCTGCTTTACGACACGAAGTCCATTCTGGCTGACCAGTATGAGTCCGTTGAACGCGTCTCCAACTCCAAGGGCTTGGAGAACCCGGACCTGTCTCTGCTCGTCGATGGCCTACGCGCCGAGCGCGAGCAGGGCATCACCATCGATGTGGCCTACCGCTACTTCGCGACGGATAAGCGCAGCTTCATCCTGGCCGATACCCCAGGCCACGTGCAGTACACCCGCAATACCGTGACGGGCCTGTCCACCTCGGAGCTGGTGATCGTGCTCGTGGACGCCCGCAATGGTGTGATCGAACAGACCCGCCGCCACCTCACTGTGGCCGCGATGATGAAGATCTCCCACGTGATTGTCGCCGTGAACAAGATTGACGCTGTGGACTTCTCCGAGGAGGTCTTCAACGAGGTCGCCAGCGATATCACCGCACTCACCTCTGAGCTTGGGCTGCACCGCGTGGACATCGTCCCAACCTCCGCGCTGCTGGGCGACAATGTGGTGGAACGATCCGCCAATACTCCGTGGTACTCCGGCCCGTCCGTGTTGGAGATCCTGGAGACCGCCACTCCTGGAGCGGAAAATGACGGCGTGGTTCGCGGCTTCCGTTTCCCCATCCAGATCGTTATTCGCGAGCATGCCACCGACTACCGCGGTTACGCTGGTCGCATCGCTGCGGGTTCCATCAAGGTCGGCGACACGGTGAAGGCCGCTGGTCGCGAGGCTGTCATCGAAGGCATCGACTCTCCAGATGGGGACCTGCAGGAGGCTCGTCGTGGCCAGTCCGTGGTGCTGCGCCTGGACCGTGACATCGATTTGTCCCGTGGGGATATCATCGCCGCTGATGATGTGCCGGAGCCATCCAACCAGCTCACGGCGACGGTGTTCCACCTTGCGGAGACCCCGGTGAAGCTCCGTTCCAATGTGCTGCTGCGCTACGGCTCTTCCCTGGTGCGCGCGCGTGTGGATGAAATCGTCCGTCGCGTCGATATTTCCGGCAAGAATCGTGCGCAGGAGGAGATCGCGCACGGCGGTGCCGATGAGCTCGCCCTCAACGATATTGCCGAGGTGCGTGTGACGGTTGCGGAGGCCTTGAGCTTCGAGCCGTACCGTCGCGGTGGCAAGGTCGGCAGCTTCCTGCTGGTTCACCCAGGTTCCGGCGATACTCTCACCGCCGGCCTGATCTCCGAGGGCTAG
- the pta gene encoding phosphate acetyltransferase, whose translation MIDQLQAVDIFDHIRPSAPDFADALNAAYDTPSHVIVGTGETTFDSRLAAATGAAHYLVAGVEEDAVNVQLAAGQLVRDGRVPAGICVLDSAGGASRALTAEGEAIPYVSLQDIANAERREPVIGPELFERNLILQAREKKAHIVLPEGDDDRILIAADQLLRDKVCRLTILGDPAAMAARAKELKLDLSAANLTDPTSGTQLEEFAQEFAELRAHKGVTIEDARETMKDISYYATMMIHKGLADGMVSGAAHTTAHTIKPSFQIIKTAPGSSVVSSIFLMVMDGVLWAFGDCAVNPNPTSEQLAEIAAVSAQTAAQFGIEPKVAMLSYSTGTSGAGEDVEVVAAAVEKAKADNPDLQLDGPLQFDAAVVESVGQKKMPGSDVAGKATVFVFPDLNSGNIAYKAVQRTADALAVGPILQGLNKPVNDLSRGATVPDIVNTVAITAIQAG comes from the coding sequence ATCATCGACCAGCTGCAGGCGGTCGACATTTTCGACCACATCCGCCCGTCTGCCCCTGATTTTGCTGACGCGCTCAACGCGGCTTATGACACCCCTTCCCACGTCATCGTCGGTACCGGTGAAACCACTTTCGATTCCCGCCTGGCTGCAGCCACTGGTGCGGCGCATTACCTCGTGGCCGGTGTAGAGGAAGACGCCGTGAACGTTCAGCTCGCCGCAGGTCAGTTGGTGCGTGACGGACGTGTTCCCGCTGGCATTTGCGTGCTGGACTCCGCCGGTGGGGCATCCCGTGCCCTCACTGCTGAAGGCGAGGCCATTCCGTACGTCTCGCTGCAGGATATTGCAAATGCCGAGCGTCGCGAGCCGGTCATCGGTCCCGAGCTCTTCGAGCGCAACCTCATCCTCCAGGCACGCGAGAAGAAGGCGCACATCGTGCTGCCGGAGGGCGACGATGATCGCATCCTCATCGCCGCAGATCAACTGCTGCGAGACAAAGTCTGTCGCCTGACGATCCTCGGTGATCCAGCGGCTATGGCAGCTCGTGCCAAAGAACTGAAGCTGGATCTCTCGGCAGCCAACCTCACGGACCCAACCTCCGGCACCCAGTTGGAGGAATTCGCCCAAGAGTTCGCCGAGCTACGTGCTCACAAGGGCGTGACCATCGAGGATGCCCGCGAAACGATGAAGGACATCAGCTACTACGCCACGATGATGATCCACAAGGGCTTGGCCGACGGCATGGTTTCCGGTGCCGCGCACACGACAGCGCACACCATCAAGCCCTCCTTCCAGATCATCAAAACCGCCCCCGGATCCTCCGTGGTGAGCTCCATCTTCCTCATGGTGATGGACGGCGTGCTCTGGGCGTTCGGCGACTGCGCGGTCAACCCCAACCCGACCTCCGAGCAGCTGGCTGAAATCGCCGCCGTGTCTGCGCAGACCGCCGCACAATTCGGCATTGAGCCAAAGGTCGCGATGCTGTCCTACTCCACCGGTACCTCCGGCGCTGGTGAGGACGTTGAGGTCGTTGCCGCTGCTGTGGAGAAGGCGAAGGCTGACAACCCTGACCTGCAGTTGGATGGTCCGCTGCAGTTCGACGCTGCTGTCGTCGAGTCCGTGGGACAGAAGAAGATGCCCGGCAGTGACGTGGCCGGCAAGGCGACCGTCTTCGTCTTCCCCGACCTCAACAGCGGCAATATCGCCTACAAGGCTGTGCAGCGCACCGCGGACGCCCTGGCAGTCGGCCCCATCCTGCAGGGCCTCAACAAGCCGGTCAACGACCTCTCCCGCGGTGCCACGGTGCCAGACATCGTCAACACCGTAGCTATCACCGCCATCCAGGCCGGCTAA
- a CDS encoding serine/threonine protein kinase, protein MTDSTNRREERNLPASEDNEDDASTAAVTFDPFADDDEETTSAVAFDPFADDDEDEDGEDDEATSAVPFDPFADDDEDTTDETTESTNPIQVDSGERSRREALSMFRQRRGIHRHGAIVAGGMVHLPFVSPHDPNSAVIDPSEAIAKGVEPPSLSRGDIIADQYEVLGPIAHGGMGWIYVAVDHYVADRYVVLKGMMATENEHERAVAESERAFLADITHPGIVKIFNFIDDPRADGGFIVMEYVGGPSLRSRRRKMGGVLDVDTAIGYILEILPALDYLHARGVVYNDLKPDNIIITEDQVKLIDLGAVTGIGAFGHIFGTKGFQAPEIARTGPTVASDIYTVGRTLASLIVTLPVKNGVYVDGLPTPDEEPLFREYLSLYRLLLRATDPDPDVRFSSATAMSNQLMGVLREILAIRDSRHFPHMHTRFTAQRSTFGTKHIVFRTDQLLDGIKRSVEITAPEVVAALPTPLTDSDDPGASLLSAASFTEASELLDTLERALKQPELAHSVEIPLTMVRAKLDLGMTSDAKEQLDSLAKTMKNDWRYHWHSGVSALLSSDYVSAQRFFNRVLYILPGEPAPKLALAATDELLLQQQGMQNTQLLNSEVMRAASSLAFAQRVPVDDYSGVPGWEHLTQDPVALRFHAMRLYGLVWATNPTTVSSAFGLARQLQSEGMVDPAVAALDRVPQNSRHQRLARLTTILLLVSDHATLTESRIRRAARRLELLPTNEPRLEQVRLAVISAGLQWLRERAREGKKPVSEARLFDVEFTEKGLRTGLEAGLRLLARQSPFARHRYRLVDIANMIRPETLL, encoded by the coding sequence ATGACTGACTCGACGAACCGGCGCGAGGAACGCAACCTCCCCGCCAGCGAGGACAACGAAGACGACGCATCCACCGCCGCCGTCACCTTCGACCCCTTCGCCGACGACGACGAAGAAACGACGTCCGCCGTGGCCTTCGATCCCTTCGCCGACGATGACGAAGACGAGGATGGCGAGGACGATGAAGCCACATCCGCTGTGCCTTTCGACCCCTTCGCCGACGATGACGAGGACACTACCGACGAGACGACGGAGTCCACGAACCCCATCCAGGTAGATTCCGGCGAGCGCTCCCGTCGCGAAGCCTTGTCCATGTTCCGCCAGCGGCGAGGCATTCACCGGCACGGTGCGATCGTCGCCGGTGGCATGGTGCATCTGCCATTCGTGTCACCGCACGATCCGAACAGTGCCGTTATCGACCCGAGCGAGGCGATTGCCAAGGGTGTGGAGCCGCCCTCACTCAGCAGGGGCGATATCATCGCCGATCAGTACGAGGTGCTGGGCCCGATTGCCCATGGTGGCATGGGGTGGATCTACGTGGCCGTGGATCACTACGTGGCAGATCGCTACGTGGTGCTCAAGGGCATGATGGCCACGGAGAATGAGCACGAACGCGCCGTGGCGGAATCTGAGCGCGCGTTCCTCGCGGACATTACTCACCCGGGCATCGTAAAAATCTTCAACTTCATCGATGACCCTCGGGCCGACGGCGGTTTCATCGTCATGGAATACGTCGGCGGCCCATCCCTCCGCTCTCGCCGCCGCAAGATGGGTGGGGTGCTCGATGTCGATACGGCCATCGGCTACATTCTGGAGATCCTCCCCGCACTGGATTATCTTCACGCCCGCGGTGTGGTGTACAACGATCTCAAGCCGGACAACATCATCATCACGGAGGATCAGGTCAAGCTCATCGACCTCGGTGCCGTGACGGGTATCGGAGCCTTCGGCCACATCTTCGGCACGAAGGGATTTCAGGCCCCGGAGATCGCGCGCACCGGCCCGACGGTCGCCAGTGATATTTACACGGTGGGGCGCACGCTGGCGAGCTTGATCGTCACGCTTCCCGTGAAGAATGGTGTCTACGTCGATGGTCTGCCGACGCCGGATGAGGAACCACTGTTCCGCGAGTATTTATCCCTGTACCGCCTGCTGCTGCGCGCCACCGATCCGGATCCGGACGTGCGCTTTAGCTCCGCGACGGCAATGTCCAACCAACTCATGGGTGTGCTGCGGGAAATCCTGGCGATCCGCGATAGCCGCCACTTCCCACACATGCACACGCGCTTTACCGCCCAGCGCTCCACCTTCGGCACGAAGCACATTGTCTTCCGCACCGACCAGCTGCTGGATGGGATCAAGCGTTCCGTCGAAATCACAGCACCTGAGGTCGTCGCGGCCCTGCCGACGCCTCTCACCGATTCCGATGACCCCGGCGCCAGCCTGCTGTCGGCGGCCTCCTTCACCGAAGCCTCCGAGCTGTTGGACACACTGGAGCGCGCTTTGAAGCAACCGGAGCTGGCGCATTCCGTGGAAATTCCGCTGACGATGGTGCGCGCAAAACTGGACTTGGGCATGACCTCCGATGCGAAGGAGCAGTTGGATAGCCTGGCGAAAACCATGAAGAACGATTGGCGCTACCACTGGCACTCGGGTGTGTCTGCCCTGCTGTCCAGTGACTACGTCAGCGCACAGCGCTTCTTCAACCGCGTGCTCTACATCCTGCCGGGTGAGCCCGCGCCGAAGCTGGCGCTCGCCGCCACGGATGAGCTTCTGCTCCAGCAGCAAGGTATGCAGAACACGCAACTGCTCAACTCGGAGGTCATGCGCGCCGCCTCCTCCCTGGCCTTCGCACAACGCGTTCCAGTGGACGACTATTCGGGCGTGCCCGGTTGGGAGCACCTCACGCAAGACCCGGTGGCCTTGCGTTTCCACGCCATGCGCCTCTACGGCTTGGTGTGGGCGACGAATCCCACGACCGTCTCCTCCGCTTTCGGACTCGCCCGCCAGCTGCAGAGCGAAGGCATGGTGGATCCAGCGGTCGCCGCCCTCGACCGCGTGCCGCAGAATTCTCGCCACCAGCGCCTCGCCCGCCTAACAACTATCCTGCTGCTGGTCAGCGATCATGCCACCCTCACGGAATCCCGGATCCGCCGAGCCGCGCGCCGTCTGGAGCTCTTGCCAACGAACGAGCCACGCCTGGAGCAGGTGCGCCTGGCCGTCATTTCCGCTGGTCTGCAGTGGCTGCGAGAGCGTGCGAGGGAAGGAAAAAAGCCCGTCAGCGAGGCTCGCCTCTTCGATGTGGAATTCACCGAAAAGGGCCTGCGGACGGGCTTGGAAGCGGGGCTGCGTCTGCTGGCTCGTCAATCACCTTTCGCCCGGCACCGTTACCGGTTGGTGGACATTGCCAACATGATTCGCCCGGAGACGCTCCTTTAG
- a CDS encoding ABC transporter ATP-binding protein — translation MPKQARKQHDSAQQNVKQGDGGRFPLAAWAQVRREVGAQIASVPGAGRRSLLAVAALALGAWLTVQVPHQLGRIVDFVRESGPGEGSGLGALSAVLVAVAIGGAVFNAVGFYMLSTISERVIANLRETMVGTALGLPLHRVEEAGTGDLVSRSTDDVAEVSSAVTETLPILATSVFTIIATALALATVDPRMLVIVLVALPVYWVGARRYLRVAPGRYAAERAAMAERARRVLEAIRGHRTVRAFSMEKRMHYSIYSSSYSVVTLGMKARQSMFNLQVWIGVGEFITVGGAVFLGFHLVRADLVTVGAVTGAALMMIRLRGPIMQLMRVMDVVQSAYASLARIVGVTLDPPQPIPDAGAPAARGAVELQHVSFTYGEGQAAVSDVTFSIAPGETVALVGASGAGKTTVAALMMGLRVPHAGSVALDGVPVHSLSDAERATRLAMVSQDVHTFSGTLREDLTLAREGASDEELIHVLERVGADWFARLPHGLDTEVGAMGVTLDAMEAQQLALARVLLMDPAVVVMDEATAEAGSANAGKLEAAAEEVTAGRSALMVAHRLDQAAKADRVMVMESGRIVESGAHEDLVAQGGMYTQLWEAWSRGR, via the coding sequence CCGCTTCCCTCTGGCGGCGTGGGCGCAGGTGCGCCGTGAGGTTGGGGCCCAGATTGCATCCGTTCCAGGGGCTGGCCGTCGGTCACTGCTAGCGGTTGCCGCGCTGGCGCTTGGTGCGTGGCTCACGGTGCAGGTGCCGCACCAGCTTGGGCGCATTGTGGACTTCGTTCGCGAAAGCGGCCCCGGTGAGGGCAGTGGGTTGGGGGCGCTCAGCGCGGTGCTGGTGGCCGTGGCCATCGGTGGAGCAGTGTTCAATGCGGTGGGCTTTTACATGCTCTCCACGATCTCGGAGCGGGTCATCGCGAACCTGCGCGAAACAATGGTGGGCACGGCGCTGGGATTGCCGCTCCACCGGGTCGAGGAAGCAGGAACGGGCGACCTCGTGAGCCGCTCCACTGACGATGTGGCCGAGGTATCCAGTGCGGTGACGGAAACCTTGCCGATCCTTGCCACCAGCGTGTTCACCATCATTGCTACAGCGCTGGCGCTGGCAACAGTGGATCCACGCATGCTCGTCATCGTGCTGGTTGCGCTGCCGGTGTACTGGGTGGGAGCGCGCCGCTATCTTCGGGTTGCTCCTGGCCGTTATGCCGCGGAGCGCGCGGCCATGGCTGAGCGCGCCCGCAGGGTGCTGGAGGCCATCCGCGGGCATCGGACAGTGCGCGCGTTCTCCATGGAAAAGCGCATGCATTACAGCATCTACAGCTCCTCATACTCTGTGGTGACGCTCGGGATGAAAGCCCGCCAGTCCATGTTCAACCTGCAGGTCTGGATTGGTGTGGGTGAATTCATTACCGTCGGTGGCGCTGTCTTCTTGGGCTTCCACCTCGTTCGCGCGGACCTCGTGACCGTTGGTGCGGTTACCGGTGCGGCACTGATGATGATTCGCCTGCGTGGGCCGATCATGCAGCTGATGCGCGTGATGGACGTGGTTCAGTCCGCCTACGCTTCCCTGGCCCGCATCGTTGGAGTGACTCTGGATCCACCGCAGCCCATCCCGGATGCGGGAGCGCCCGCTGCCCGTGGCGCGGTCGAATTGCAGCACGTCTCCTTCACCTACGGCGAAGGACAAGCCGCCGTCAGCGATGTCACCTTCTCCATCGCACCGGGGGAGACCGTGGCGCTGGTGGGCGCCTCCGGTGCCGGTAAAACGACCGTCGCTGCCCTCATGATGGGGCTGCGTGTGCCGCATGCTGGGTCTGTCGCCCTTGATGGGGTGCCCGTGCACTCTCTCTCCGATGCGGAGCGTGCCACCCGCTTGGCGATGGTTTCGCAGGATGTGCACACTTTTTCCGGCACGCTGCGTGAGGATCTCACCCTCGCCCGCGAGGGCGCGAGCGATGAGGAGCTGATCCATGTGCTCGAGCGCGTGGGGGCGGACTGGTTCGCGCGCTTGCCTCACGGACTCGATACTGAGGTGGGGGCGATGGGAGTGACGCTGGATGCGATGGAAGCGCAACAGTTGGCGCTGGCGCGAGTGCTGCTGATGGATCCTGCTGTCGTCGTCATGGATGAGGCCACCGCAGAGGCGGGTAGTGCGAATGCAGGCAAGCTGGAAGCCGCTGCAGAAGAGGTCACGGCTGGCCGCAGCGCCCTGATGGTCGCGCACCGGCTGGACCAGGCGGCCAAGGCTGACCGCGTGATGGTGATGGAGTCCGGGCGCATTGTTGAATCTGGAGCGCACGAGGATCTCGTGGCGCAGGGTGGAATGTACACCCAGCTCTGGGAGGCGTGGAGCCGCGGGCGTTAA
- a CDS encoding sirohydrochlorin chelatase — MSSSSVPIIVLAHGSRHPRADGAISLIADATSALSGGDVYAAHLDFSPVTLTNVVQLLAAKGHREAVVVPLLFTKAFHARHDVPEALQEAHEATGVHLHLADGLGSGEDMAQVVARANRTVARGAERLVLYSVGSSMPEANRAVADLTRRVGEILQLPDAVAVHATGKGEGTGPQAALDAAGENGVIVPLFVAPGTLWDAVVEHVSLYGGPRLGGPLVTALAPLVLKRAGGADFRGECFGEETGL; from the coding sequence GTGTCCTCTTCTTCGGTCCCCATCATCGTGCTTGCCCATGGCTCCCGCCATCCGCGCGCTGATGGGGCCATTTCTTTGATTGCCGACGCCACCAGCGCCCTGTCCGGGGGAGATGTGTATGCCGCTCACCTGGATTTTTCCCCGGTGACGCTCACAAATGTCGTGCAATTGCTGGCGGCGAAAGGGCATCGGGAGGCGGTGGTCGTGCCGCTGTTATTCACGAAGGCATTCCACGCCCGTCACGATGTGCCTGAGGCGCTGCAGGAGGCGCATGAGGCCACGGGGGTTCACTTGCACTTGGCGGATGGATTGGGTTCCGGCGAGGATATGGCGCAGGTTGTGGCGCGGGCCAATCGTACTGTGGCTCGCGGGGCCGAGCGGCTTGTGTTGTATTCCGTCGGCTCCTCAATGCCGGAGGCCAACCGGGCAGTGGCGGACTTGACACGGCGTGTGGGCGAGATTCTGCAACTGCCCGATGCTGTGGCAGTACATGCCACTGGAAAAGGCGAGGGTACTGGACCTCAAGCTGCCCTGGATGCCGCGGGGGAGAACGGTGTTATCGTCCCGCTGTTCGTCGCTCCTGGCACGTTGTGGGATGCGGTTGTGGAGCATGTTTCCCTGTATGGTGGCCCCCGGCTGGGTGGGCCCTTGGTGACTGCCCTGGCACCGTTGGTGCTGAAGCGGGCCGGCGGGGCAGATTTTCGGGGGGAGTGTTTTGGGGAGGAAACTGGTTTGTGA
- a CDS encoding acetate kinase — MSNKYALVLNSGSSSIKFQVLDPTADSTQEPFVSGLVERIGEKSGHIKIQTETTKMEDTRPILSHSVGLERAFGMMTLLGVGPQDLDLCAVGHRVVHGGDEFHAPELIEGDVLDRLRALIPLAPLHNPAHIDGIENAQALLPDVPHVAVFDTSFFSTMPESAANYALNFEVARKYHIRRYGFHGTSHEYVSRQVPGLLNKDPEEVKQITLHLGNGASAAAIRGGKAVDTSMGLTPLAGLVMGTRTGDIDPGVIFHLERSANMKVDDIDNLLNRKSGLKGMAGVNDFRELQTLIDEGNEDAKLAYDVYIHGLRRFIGSYMLILGGVDAITFTAGVGENAVGVRKDALANLEAFGIEIDDQRNLNEEGIEGPRLISTDDSKVKVFVVPTNEELAIARYAYEIASS, encoded by the coding sequence ATGTCCAACAAGTACGCACTGGTTCTGAATTCCGGTTCTAGCTCCATTAAGTTCCAGGTGCTCGATCCCACAGCCGATTCCACCCAGGAGCCATTCGTCTCTGGCCTCGTGGAGCGCATCGGTGAAAAGTCCGGTCACATCAAGATCCAGACTGAGACCACCAAGATGGAGGACACCCGTCCGATCCTCTCCCACTCGGTGGGTCTGGAGCGTGCGTTCGGCATGATGACCCTGCTCGGTGTGGGCCCGCAGGACCTCGACCTCTGCGCTGTAGGGCACCGCGTGGTGCACGGTGGCGATGAATTCCACGCGCCGGAGCTGATCGAGGGCGACGTCCTCGACCGTCTGCGCGCCCTCATCCCACTCGCGCCGCTGCACAACCCCGCCCACATCGACGGCATCGAGAATGCGCAGGCTCTGCTGCCAGACGTTCCGCACGTGGCCGTCTTCGATACTTCCTTCTTCTCCACCATGCCGGAGTCCGCCGCGAACTACGCGCTGAACTTCGAGGTTGCGCGCAAGTACCACATCCGCCGCTACGGCTTCCACGGCACCAGCCACGAATACGTCTCTCGTCAAGTGCCAGGCTTGCTGAACAAAGATCCGGAGGAGGTTAAGCAGATCACCCTACACCTGGGCAATGGTGCCTCCGCAGCTGCCATCCGCGGTGGCAAGGCAGTGGACACCTCCATGGGCCTGACGCCGCTGGCCGGCCTCGTGATGGGAACGCGTACCGGTGACATCGACCCAGGTGTCATCTTCCACCTGGAGCGCTCCGCCAACATGAAGGTCGACGACATCGATAACCTGCTCAACCGCAAGTCCGGCCTCAAGGGCATGGCGGGAGTGAACGATTTCCGTGAGCTGCAAACCCTCATCGACGAGGGCAATGAAGATGCGAAGCTGGCCTACGATGTCTACATCCACGGCCTGCGCCGCTTCATCGGCTCCTACATGCTGATCCTCGGTGGCGTGGACGCCATCACCTTCACCGCCGGCGTGGGCGAAAATGCCGTGGGAGTACGCAAGGATGCACTGGCGAACCTCGAGGCCTTCGGCATTGAGATCGACGACCAGCGCAACCTCAATGAGGAGGGGATCGAAGGCCCACGCCTGATCTCCACCGACGATTCCAAGGTCAAGGTGTTCGTGGTGCCAACCAATGAAGAACTGGCCATCGCCCGCTACGCTTACGAGATCGCAAGCAGCTAA
- a CDS encoding phosphoadenylyl-sulfate reductase, with protein MDVGISAGLLGGSSGDYRDPSISPDGAPTTTTPLSDEQRAAHEALVAEWNEKLEGKSAEDIMEWVGTHVPGKIAVTMSMQDTVLAELAEGRLQDAELVFLDTGFHFDETIATRDKVEERYNLPLTNVEPVLSREEQDEVYGPRLYARDNTACCRMRKVEPLARMLNPFEAWVTGVRRVDNALRANTPVLDVDRTGRLKINPIVDWTDEDVENYINEHDLIINPLTKQGYPSIGCATCTLPVAEGEDPRSGRWAGSNKTECGLHT; from the coding sequence ATGGACGTGGGAATTTCTGCCGGGCTTCTCGGCGGAAGCTCGGGTGACTACCGAGACCCAAGTATCAGTCCGGACGGCGCACCAACGACCACCACGCCACTGAGCGACGAGCAGCGCGCCGCCCACGAGGCCCTAGTTGCCGAGTGGAACGAGAAGCTGGAAGGCAAGTCAGCAGAGGACATCATGGAGTGGGTCGGCACCCACGTTCCCGGCAAAATCGCCGTGACCATGTCGATGCAGGACACCGTGCTGGCGGAGCTCGCCGAAGGGCGGCTGCAGGACGCAGAACTGGTGTTCTTGGACACCGGCTTCCACTTCGATGAAACGATCGCCACCCGCGACAAGGTCGAAGAGCGCTACAACCTGCCGTTGACCAACGTGGAGCCCGTCCTCAGCCGCGAAGAGCAGGACGAAGTCTACGGTCCACGCCTCTACGCCCGCGATAACACCGCCTGCTGCCGCATGCGCAAGGTCGAACCGCTCGCTCGAATGCTCAACCCGTTCGAGGCGTGGGTCACCGGAGTGCGTCGCGTCGACAATGCACTGCGTGCCAACACCCCGGTACTGGATGTGGATCGCACGGGCAGGCTGAAGATCAACCCGATCGTCGACTGGACCGACGAGGACGTGGAGAACTACATCAACGAACACGACCTCATCATCAATCCTCTGACGAAGCAGGGCTACCCCTCCATTGGGTGCGCTACGTGCACCTTGCCTGTCGCTGAAGGCGAAGACCCACGTTCCGGCCGCTGGGCCGGCTCAAACAAGACAGAATGCGGACTCCATACATGA
- the cysD gene encoding sulfate adenylyltransferase subunit CysD yields the protein MSNKTLSPHLAALEAESIEILREVAGQFDRPALLFSGGKDSVVVLELAKRAFAPAAVPFELVHVDTGHNFPEVIEFRDKVASDPRVTLHVAHVQDWIDSGAVQERPDGTRNPLQTVPLVETIQNRGYDAVLGGARRDEEKARAKERVFSVRDSFGGWNPRRQRPELWGLYNGRHQAGENIRVFPISNWTEADVWDYIRDREVEVPQIYYAHEREVFERGGMWLTAGEWGGPKEGEEIVTKTVRYRTVGDMSCTGAVLSDATTIEEVIDEIRQSTTTERGATRADDKLSESSMEDRKKEGYF from the coding sequence ATGAGCAATAAGACACTCTCGCCACACCTGGCGGCACTTGAAGCAGAATCCATCGAAATCCTCCGCGAGGTGGCGGGCCAGTTCGACCGGCCAGCGCTGCTGTTCTCCGGCGGTAAGGATTCCGTCGTGGTCCTCGAACTGGCCAAGCGCGCTTTTGCGCCAGCGGCGGTGCCATTCGAACTGGTCCACGTGGACACCGGCCACAATTTCCCGGAAGTTATTGAATTCCGCGACAAGGTGGCCTCCGATCCCCGCGTGACCTTGCACGTTGCCCATGTCCAGGACTGGATTGACAGCGGTGCCGTGCAGGAGCGCCCGGACGGTACGCGCAACCCACTGCAGACCGTGCCGCTGGTGGAGACCATTCAGAACCGCGGCTACGATGCGGTTCTCGGCGGAGCTCGCCGAGATGAGGAGAAGGCCCGCGCGAAGGAGCGCGTGTTCTCCGTCCGCGACTCCTTCGGTGGCTGGAACCCACGTCGCCAGCGCCCAGAGCTGTGGGGTCTGTACAACGGCCGCCACCAGGCCGGCGAGAATATCCGCGTCTTCCCAATCTCCAACTGGACCGAGGCTGACGTATGGGATTACATCCGTGACCGTGAGGTAGAGGTGCCGCAGATCTACTACGCCCACGAGCGTGAGGTCTTCGAACGCGGCGGCATGTGGCTGACCGCGGGCGAGTGGGGCGGCCCGAAGGAAGGCGAGGAGATCGTCACTAAGACCGTGCGCTACCGCACCGTCGGCGATATGTCCTGCACCGGTGCTGTGCTCTCCGATGCGACGACCATCGAAGAGGTCATCGACGAAATTCGCCAGTCCACCACCACCGAGCGTGGCGCGACGCGCGCCGATGACAAGCTCTCCGAATCCTCCATGGAAGACCGCAAGAAGGAAGGTTACTTCTGA